A window of Myxococcota bacterium contains these coding sequences:
- a CDS encoding CoA pyrophosphatase: MADRRAELARGRDRRRHAQHPEEHHRRAHPAPAEGLTLPTFDETLRQAITANLARFEPRAARGEQLAHAAVAATLVGDPQGRACFLITRRSSRLRDHPGQWALPGGRVDPGETAEETARRELLEELGLGLPAASVLGRLDDYATRSGFAITPIVVWGGVTPALVPNPAEVEHAYVVPVSDLDRPEIPQLRTIPESDRPVISLPIPMLNASIHAPTAAVLFQLREVAIHGRDTRVAHFEQPVFAWR; the protein is encoded by the coding sequence CTGGCAGACCGGCGCGCTGAACTGGCCCGAGGTCGTGATCGGCGGCGGCACGCCCAACATCCAGAAGAACATCATCGCCGAGCGCATCCTGCACCTGCCGAAGGACTGACCCTGCCCACCTTCGACGAGACGCTGCGGCAGGCGATCACTGCGAACCTGGCGCGCTTCGAGCCGCGGGCCGCCAGGGGCGAGCAGCTCGCGCACGCGGCGGTCGCGGCCACGCTGGTCGGTGACCCGCAGGGCCGCGCGTGCTTCCTGATCACGCGGCGCTCGTCGCGCCTGCGCGACCACCCGGGTCAGTGGGCGTTGCCCGGCGGCCGGGTCGATCCGGGCGAGACGGCCGAGGAGACCGCGCGCCGCGAGCTCTTGGAGGAGCTCGGCCTCGGGCTGCCCGCCGCGAGCGTGCTGGGGCGGCTCGACGATTACGCCACCCGTTCCGGCTTCGCGATCACCCCGATCGTGGTCTGGGGCGGAGTGACTCCCGCGCTCGTCCCGAATCCCGCGGAGGTCGAGCACGCCTACGTGGTGCCCGTCTCGGACCTCGACCGGCCCGAGATCCCGCAGCTCCGCACCATCCCGGAAAGTGACCGACCGGTGATCTCGCTGCCGATCCCCATGTTGAACGCCAGCATCCACGCGCCCACCGCCGCGGTACTATTCCAGCTTCGCGAGGTGGCGATCCACGGCCGCGACACGCGAGTGGCTCACTTCGAGCAGCCCGTGTTCGCCTGGCGATAG